One genomic region from Paracoccus pantotrophus encodes:
- a CDS encoding NAD-dependent epimerase/dehydratase family protein translates to MRIALTGASGLVGRWIHRVAVQAGHEVATLPGWRLGDIPDLGGCDALVHAAFQHVPGRYRGGEGEDAQGFIRANLDGSLLLFRAARDRGVGRVVFLSSRAVHDGHPQGMALPDGLSPAPTSLYGQVKAEAEAALAAMAAPDFRAASLRPTGVYGPGLPQKWAGLIGDFLRGTTPPPRVATELHGADLARAVLLVLEDAAMAGSYNASDLVLDRRVLLAEVSRLTGCTTPLPARADAAALRRPICARLQALGWQPGGMALLRRDLPAILDDLQP, encoded by the coding sequence ATGAGGATCGCGCTGACCGGCGCCTCGGGGCTCGTCGGGCGCTGGATCCACCGCGTCGCGGTGCAGGCGGGACATGAGGTCGCCACCCTGCCCGGCTGGCGCCTGGGCGATATCCCGGACCTGGGCGGCTGCGACGCGCTGGTCCACGCCGCCTTCCAGCACGTCCCCGGCCGCTATCGCGGCGGCGAGGGCGAGGATGCGCAGGGCTTCATCCGCGCCAACCTGGACGGCTCGCTGCTGCTGTTCCGGGCGGCGCGGGACCGGGGCGTCGGGCGGGTGGTCTTCCTGTCCTCGCGCGCTGTCCATGACGGCCATCCCCAGGGCATGGCGCTGCCCGACGGGCTTTCCCCGGCCCCGACCAGCCTTTACGGCCAGGTCAAGGCCGAGGCCGAGGCGGCGCTGGCCGCCATGGCCGCGCCGGATTTCCGGGCCGCCAGCCTGCGCCCGACCGGGGTCTATGGGCCGGGCCTGCCGCAGAAATGGGCCGGGCTGATCGGGGATTTCCTGCGCGGCACCACGCCGCCGCCGCGCGTCGCGACCGAGCTGCATGGCGCCGACCTGGCCCGCGCCGTGTTGCTGGTGCTGGAGGATGCGGCCATGGCCGGCAGCTACAATGCCAGCGACCTGGTGCTGGACCGTCGCGTGTTGCTGGCCGAGGTTTCCCGCCTGACCGGCTGCACGACGCCCCTGCCCGCCCGCGCCGATGCCGCCGCGCTGCGCCGCCCGATCTGCGCGCGGTTGCAGGCGCTGGGCTGGCAGCCGGGCGGCATGGCGCTGCTGCGCCGGGATCTGCCGGCGATCCTGGATGACTTGCAGCCATAG
- a CDS encoding GFA family protein, whose amino-acid sequence MERFTGGCLCGKVRIVASGRPWRVGLCHCLDCRKHHGALFHASAVFPRDAVTIEGETRDYAGRLFCPRCGSSVLARSADEIEVNLGSLDAPNQLAPTYELWTIRRESWLPPFPLARRYERDRVATGRFEE is encoded by the coding sequence ATGGAGCGATTCACCGGTGGTTGCCTGTGCGGCAAGGTTCGAATCGTTGCATCCGGGCGCCCCTGGCGGGTCGGCCTGTGCCATTGTCTCGACTGCCGCAAGCATCACGGGGCGCTGTTTCACGCCTCGGCAGTGTTTCCCCGCGACGCGGTGACGATCGAGGGCGAAACCCGCGATTACGCCGGGCGGCTCTTCTGCCCCCGCTGCGGCTCGTCCGTCCTTGCGCGCAGCGCGGATGAGATCGAGGTGAATCTGGGCTCGCTCGATGCCCCGAATCAGCTGGCGCCGACCTATGAGCTATGGACCATCCGCCGCGAATCCTGGTTGCCGCCGTTTCCGCTTGCAAGGCGATACGAGCGGGACCGGGTCGCCACGGGCCGCTTCGAGGAATAA
- a CDS encoding NepR family anti-sigma factor, which produces MNTRREERRRAAIEKQIDENLRRVYEQDATQQIPDRFLQLLDKLREQE; this is translated from the coding sequence ATGAATACCAGGCGTGAGGAACGCAGGCGAGCAGCCATAGAAAAGCAGATCGACGAGAATCTGCGCCGCGTCTATGAGCAGGATGCGACCCAGCAGATCCCCGACAGGTTCCTGCAGTTGCTCGACAAATTGCGCGAGCAGGAGTGA
- the coaE gene encoding dephospho-CoA kinase (Dephospho-CoA kinase (CoaE) performs the final step in coenzyme A biosynthesis.), producing MTYRLGLTGGIGMGKSTAAQMFRDLGHPVWDADAAVHRLYAPGGAAVAPVAAAFPGVLRDGGIDRAALREALATDPSGFARLEAIVHPLVAEDRAGFIAAHQDAPIVVLDIPLLFEGGSERQMDGVAVVSAPPEVQRARVLARPGMTEADFQMILSRQMPDAEKRRRADFLIPSDTLDGARAAIVDICARIMAERPHA from the coding sequence ATGACCTACCGGCTGGGCCTGACCGGCGGCATCGGCATGGGGAAATCCACCGCCGCGCAGATGTTCCGCGACCTGGGCCATCCGGTCTGGGACGCGGATGCGGCCGTGCATCGGCTTTACGCGCCCGGCGGCGCGGCCGTCGCGCCGGTGGCCGCCGCCTTTCCCGGCGTGCTGCGGGATGGCGGCATCGACCGCGCCGCGCTGCGCGAGGCGCTGGCCACCGACCCCTCGGGCTTTGCCCGGCTGGAGGCCATCGTGCATCCGCTGGTGGCCGAGGACCGCGCCGGCTTCATCGCCGCGCACCAGGACGCGCCCATCGTGGTGCTGGACATCCCGCTGCTGTTCGAGGGCGGGTCCGAGCGCCAGATGGACGGGGTGGCGGTGGTCTCGGCCCCGCCCGAGGTGCAGCGGGCGCGGGTGCTGGCCCGCCCCGGCATGACCGAGGCGGATTTCCAGATGATCCTGTCGCGGCAGATGCCGGATGCGGAAAAGCGCAGGCGGGCGGATTTCCTGATCCCCTCGGACACGCTGGACGGCGCGCGCGCGGCCATCGTGGACATCTGCGCCCGGATCATGGCAGAACGGCCCCATGCGTGA
- a CDS encoding sensor histidine kinase: MLRRILDRLEFTKGLGFRLGGLLSVAILPIGLISVIQTLHLSREYQRSSEIALLGRTATAAAGERALLQSALGTADALGPAVLETMDRPQACSDIMRGLVQRTVNFVYAGFTRLDGVTECSSVRGVHDLSGESAFRQFSESPGTLVTTSEDGPVTGKSVVVVIQPLYRGVELLGFIAVSMSHDLLRSTHVSGLGTEGARILTFNNQGEVISSDREGAGDITEVLPRGKSLPSLLSRSETTFRDISNSGERRVFSVVPVVPGLVYALGSWNRAESGITGIDITRRTALILPLILWAASLAVAYFAVYRLVLRHIRELRSQMRRFAIGDRSAPPPVLADAPAEIEDMSQTFHNMARILIRDEEAMEAAVNEKTVLLKEVHHRVKNNLQLIASIINMQIRVIEHDDARRVLRSVQDRVASLATIYRNLYQAEHLDSVQADRLIRDIINQMTNASVGPGTGLRIDTRLEPLVLMPDQAVPLSLLATEAFTNALKYSGVSNPEAEPWVRVSLRADGPGHAVLEVENSIGASSLAEGTGLGSQLIEAFATQLEGEAEQETGDGRFLLRLRFRVENLHKRDGAEMPQVVLTSAARPGSRH; this comes from the coding sequence GTGCTGCGGCGCATCCTGGACAGGCTGGAATTCACCAAGGGCCTCGGCTTTCGGCTGGGTGGCCTGTTGTCGGTGGCGATCCTGCCCATCGGGCTGATCTCGGTCATCCAGACGCTGCACCTGTCGCGCGAATACCAGCGATCCTCGGAAATCGCGCTGCTGGGCCGCACCGCCACCGCCGCTGCCGGGGAAAGGGCGCTGTTGCAAAGTGCGCTCGGCACCGCCGATGCGCTGGGCCCGGCGGTGCTGGAGACCATGGACCGGCCGCAGGCCTGTTCCGACATCATGCGCGGGCTGGTGCAGCGCACGGTGAACTTCGTCTATGCCGGCTTCACCCGGCTGGACGGGGTGACGGAATGCTCCTCGGTGCGCGGCGTGCACGACCTTTCCGGCGAATCCGCCTTTCGCCAGTTCAGCGAAAGCCCCGGCACGCTGGTCACGACCAGCGAGGACGGGCCGGTCACCGGCAAGTCGGTGGTGGTGGTGATCCAGCCGCTTTACCGCGGGGTCGAGTTGCTGGGCTTCATCGCCGTCTCGATGTCGCATGACCTGCTGCGCTCGACCCATGTCTCGGGCCTGGGGACCGAGGGCGCGCGCATCCTGACCTTCAACAACCAGGGCGAGGTGATCTCCTCGGACCGCGAGGGCGCCGGCGACATCACCGAGGTGCTGCCGCGCGGCAAGTCGCTGCCCTCGCTCCTGTCGCGCAGCGAGACCACCTTCCGCGACATTTCCAACTCGGGCGAGCGGCGGGTGTTCAGCGTCGTGCCGGTGGTGCCGGGCCTGGTCTATGCGCTGGGGTCGTGGAACCGCGCCGAATCCGGCATCACCGGCATCGACATCACCCGGCGCACGGCGCTGATCCTGCCGCTGATCCTGTGGGCCGCCTCGCTGGCCGTGGCCTATTTCGCCGTCTATCGCCTGGTGCTGCGCCATATCCGCGAATTGCGCAGCCAGATGCGTCGCTTTGCCATCGGCGACCGTTCCGCGCCCCCGCCGGTGCTGGCCGACGCGCCGGCCGAGATTGAGGACATGAGCCAGACCTTCCACAACATGGCCCGCATCCTGATCCGCGACGAAGAGGCGATGGAGGCCGCGGTCAACGAAAAGACCGTGCTGTTGAAAGAGGTGCATCACCGGGTCAAGAACAACCTGCAATTGATCGCCTCGATCATCAACATGCAGATCCGGGTGATCGAGCATGACGATGCGCGCCGCGTGCTGCGCTCGGTCCAGGACCGGGTGGCGTCGCTGGCGACGATCTATCGCAACCTCTACCAGGCCGAGCATCTGGATTCGGTCCAGGCCGATCGGCTGATCCGCGACATCATCAACCAGATGACCAATGCCTCGGTCGGCCCCGGCACCGGGCTGCGCATCGACACCCGGCTGGAGCCGCTGGTGCTGATGCCCGACCAGGCGGTACCGCTGAGCCTGCTGGCGACCGAGGCCTTCACCAATGCGCTGAAATATTCCGGCGTTTCCAACCCCGAGGCCGAGCCCTGGGTGCGGGTCTCGCTGCGGGCGGACGGGCCGGGCCATGCGGTGCTGGAGGTCGAGAACTCGATCGGCGCCAGCAGCCTGGCCGAGGGCACCGGCCTTGGCAGCCAGCTGATCGAGGCCTTCGCCACCCAGCTGGAAGGCGAGGCCGAGCAGGAGACGGGCGACGGCCGGTTCCTGCTGCGGCTGCGCTTCCGGGTCGAGAACCTGCACAAGCGCGATGGCGCCGAGATGCCGCAGGTGGTGCTGACCTCGGCCGCCCGGCCGGGGTCGCGGCACTAG
- a CDS encoding YihY/virulence factor BrkB family protein yields MIRDWWQFVLAIFERMDKIHMSLIAAGVAFYAMFAVFPGMAALFALWGLWNDPEVIEQYIHTTDGFIPQSAADIIYGQISALVAAGRTQLGWTTAISFIIATVSARAGVDGLIRGLNAAYGVRSHSTVMGFLLAYVLTLVIVLVIALGLATIIVVPIAFNFLPDVPLRNWLIGALPWMAIFFIVLVVIGILYRYGPNVKTPRTAIFTWGSVFAALAWAAASYGFSAYLASFNSYNRIYGSIGAVIALLMWFYLGGFTVMLGALINVELSRRRRFIAAKKLRQAARKDAGKAS; encoded by the coding sequence TTGATCAGGGATTGGTGGCAGTTCGTCCTGGCGATCTTTGAGCGGATGGACAAGATCCACATGAGCCTGATCGCCGCCGGCGTGGCCTTCTATGCCATGTTCGCGGTGTTTCCCGGAATGGCGGCGCTGTTTGCGCTGTGGGGGCTGTGGAACGACCCCGAGGTGATCGAGCAATACATCCACACCACCGACGGCTTCATCCCGCAAAGCGCCGCCGACATCATCTATGGCCAGATCAGCGCGCTGGTGGCGGCCGGGCGCACGCAGCTGGGCTGGACCACGGCGATTTCCTTCATCATCGCCACCGTCTCGGCGCGGGCCGGGGTGGACGGGCTGATCCGCGGCCTGAACGCGGCCTATGGCGTGCGCTCGCATTCCACGGTGATGGGCTTCCTGCTGGCCTATGTGCTGACGCTGGTCATCGTGCTGGTGATCGCCCTGGGGCTGGCCACGATCATCGTGGTACCCATCGCCTTCAACTTCCTGCCCGACGTGCCCTTGCGCAACTGGCTGATCGGCGCGCTGCCCTGGATGGCGATCTTTTTCATCGTGCTGGTGGTGATCGGCATCCTGTATCGCTATGGGCCGAACGTGAAGACGCCGCGCACGGCGATCTTCACCTGGGGCTCGGTCTTCGCGGCACTGGCCTGGGCGGCGGCCTCCTATGGGTTCTCGGCCTATCTGGCCAGCTTCAACAGCTACAACCGCATCTATGGCTCGATCGGCGCGGTGATCGCGCTGCTGATGTGGTTCTACCTGGGCGGGTTTACGGTGATGCTGGGGGCGCTGATCAACGTGGAACTGTCCCGCCGTCGCCGCTTCATCGCCGCCAAGAAGCTGCGGCAGGCGGCGCGGAAGGACGCGGGCAAGGCATCGTGA
- a CDS encoding response regulator codes for MTAADLAQSISRELPYLRRYARALTGSQTAGDNYAAATLEAILTDRSLMDGEDTRLGLFRTFHAIWQSSGQPVELGAQSPREARAQAHMRGLTPNSREALLLRTIEELRYDQIAQVMQCPQAEAEELVQIALNEMGQALTGKVMVIEDETIIAMDLKGIVQAMGHEVTGIARTHAAAVDLAHQSRPDLILADIQLADGSSGIEAVNELLASMGDIPVIFITAFPERLLTGDRPEPAFLISKPYSEEQVRSAVSQAMFFASTEGLAVS; via the coding sequence ATGACCGCAGCGGATCTTGCCCAGTCCATCAGCCGGGAACTGCCCTATCTGCGTCGCTATGCGCGCGCGCTGACCGGCAGCCAGACCGCCGGCGACAATTACGCCGCCGCCACGCTGGAGGCGATCCTGACCGATCGCAGCCTGATGGATGGCGAGGACACCCGCCTCGGGCTGTTCCGCACCTTCCACGCCATCTGGCAAAGCTCGGGCCAGCCGGTCGAGCTGGGGGCGCAGAGCCCGCGCGAGGCCCGTGCCCAGGCGCATATGCGCGGCCTGACGCCCAATTCGCGCGAGGCGCTGCTTTTGCGCACCATCGAGGAATTGCGCTACGACCAGATCGCGCAGGTCATGCAATGCCCGCAGGCCGAGGCCGAGGAGCTGGTGCAGATCGCGCTGAACGAGATGGGGCAGGCGCTGACCGGCAAGGTCATGGTGATCGAGGACGAGACCATCATCGCCATGGACCTGAAGGGCATCGTGCAGGCCATGGGCCACGAGGTCACCGGCATCGCCCGCACCCATGCCGCCGCCGTCGACCTGGCGCATCAAAGCCGTCCGGACCTGATCCTGGCCGACATCCAGCTGGCCGACGGCTCGTCCGGGATCGAGGCGGTGAACGAGCTTCTTGCCAGCATGGGCGACATCCCGGTGATCTTCATCACCGCCTTCCCCGAGCGGCTGCTGACCGGCGACCGGCCGGAACCGGCCTTCCTGATTTCCAAGCCCTATTCCGAGGAGCAGGTGCGCTCGGCGGTCAGCCAGGCGATGTTCTTTGCCTCGACCGAGGGGCTGGCGGTGTCCTGA
- a CDS encoding NAD-dependent epimerase/dehydratase family protein, whose product MRIAVLGGDGFVGWPTALHLSNLGHDIHILDNLSRRWIDTELGVQSLTPMDSIQERCRIWHQQTGRRIHFHLLNLATEYERLKAWLAEHRPDAVIHFAEQRAAPYSMKTDRHKVYTVNNNINATHNLLAALVETGIDAHLVHLGTMGVYGYSTIGAPIPEGYLDVSIDTPAGPRAQQILYPTRPGSVYHMTKSLDQILFQFYAQNDGLRITDLHQGIVWGTHTDQTRRHEQLINRFDYDGDYGTVLNRFLIQAAIGYPLTVHGTGGQTRAFIHIQDSVRCIALALQDAPQSGERVRIFNQMTETHRVRDLAELVARMTGAEVAYLPNPRKEADENELVVRNDQFLALGLKPITLAEGLLSEVVDVARRYAHRIDRSRVPAVSAWTRDIAQRIEHDPEGKRLRSVS is encoded by the coding sequence ATGCGCATCGCAGTTCTTGGCGGCGACGGGTTCGTCGGCTGGCCGACCGCCCTGCACCTGTCCAACCTGGGCCATGACATTCATATCCTGGACAACCTGTCGCGGCGCTGGATCGACACCGAACTGGGCGTGCAGTCGCTGACGCCGATGGATTCGATCCAGGAACGCTGCCGGATCTGGCACCAGCAGACCGGGCGGCGGATCCATTTCCACCTGCTGAACCTGGCCACGGAATACGAGCGGCTGAAGGCCTGGCTGGCCGAGCATCGCCCCGACGCAGTGATCCATTTCGCCGAGCAGCGTGCCGCGCCCTATTCGATGAAGACCGACCGCCACAAGGTCTATACGGTCAACAACAACATCAACGCGACGCATAACCTGCTGGCGGCGCTGGTGGAAACCGGCATCGACGCGCATCTGGTGCATCTGGGCACCATGGGGGTCTATGGCTATTCCACCATCGGTGCCCCGATCCCCGAGGGCTATCTGGACGTGTCCATCGACACGCCCGCCGGCCCGCGCGCGCAGCAGATCCTGTATCCGACCCGACCCGGCTCGGTCTATCACATGACCAAGAGCCTCGATCAGATCCTGTTCCAGTTCTATGCCCAGAACGACGGGCTGCGCATCACCGACCTGCACCAGGGCATCGTCTGGGGCACCCATACCGACCAGACCCGGCGGCACGAGCAGCTCATCAACCGCTTCGACTACGACGGCGACTATGGCACGGTGCTGAACCGTTTCCTGATCCAGGCCGCCATCGGCTATCCGCTGACCGTGCATGGCACCGGCGGCCAGACCCGCGCCTTCATCCACATCCAGGATTCGGTGCGCTGCATCGCGCTGGCGCTGCAAGACGCGCCGCAATCGGGCGAGCGGGTGCGCATCTTCAACCAGATGACCGAGACGCATCGCGTCCGCGACCTGGCCGAGCTGGTCGCGCGCATGACCGGGGCCGAGGTCGCCTATCTGCCCAATCCGCGGAAAGAGGCCGACGAGAACGAGCTGGTGGTCAGGAACGACCAGTTCCTCGCCCTGGGCCTCAAGCCGATCACCCTGGCCGAGGGGCTTCTGTCCGAGGTGGTGGACGTGGCGCGCAGATATGCCCATCGCATCGACCGCTCGCGCGTGCCCGCCGTTTCGGCCTGGACCCGCGACATCGCCCAGCGGATCGAGCATGATCCCGAAGGCAAGAGGCTGCGTTCGGTATCGTGA
- a CDS encoding RrF2 family transcriptional regulator, giving the protein MISQKTKYAIKALMALADEVAAGGNALTIEEIAQRSGAPKRFLEHIMLELRNAGYVGSRRGRAGGYVLIKRPNEISIGELLRQVDGPIAPLPCLSRRSYQRCEDCTDEATCRLRRMFGQVFWSYLLLIESLTLEDLVAEGGLPEMSVV; this is encoded by the coding sequence ATGATCTCGCAGAAGACGAAATATGCCATCAAGGCGCTGATGGCCCTGGCAGACGAGGTCGCCGCCGGCGGCAATGCCCTGACGATCGAGGAGATCGCGCAGCGGTCCGGCGCGCCCAAGCGTTTTCTGGAGCATATCATGCTGGAGCTGCGCAACGCCGGCTATGTCGGCTCGCGCCGCGGCCGGGCGGGCGGCTATGTGCTGATCAAGCGGCCCAACGAGATTTCCATCGGCGAATTGCTGCGCCAGGTGGACGGGCCCATCGCGCCGCTGCCCTGCCTGTCGCGCCGCTCCTATCAACGCTGCGAGGATTGCACGGACGAGGCCACCTGCCGGCTGCGCCGCATGTTCGGCCAGGTGTTCTGGTCCTATCTGCTGCTGATCGAGTCGCTGACGCTGGAGGATCTGGTGGCCGAGGGCGGCCTGCCCGAGATGAGCGTGGTCTGA
- a CDS encoding RNA polymerase sigma factor: MTDRKPARTARPQDHGDPRDELVDHLPALRAFALSLTREGASADDLVQDTIVKAWTHIDKFQPGTNLRAWLFTILRNTFYSARRKTRREISDTDGLHAARQAARPEHDGRLALNDFRTAFEQLPDEQREALILVGASGFSYEEAAAMTGVAVGTVKSRANRGRRKLAELLHLEEGEELEMTDRATLAVMAQNTPILR, encoded by the coding sequence ATGACCGATCGGAAACCGGCGCGGACGGCCCGCCCCCAGGACCACGGCGATCCGCGGGACGAACTGGTCGATCACCTGCCGGCGCTGCGCGCCTTCGCTTTGTCGCTCACGCGCGAGGGGGCCTCGGCCGACGATCTGGTGCAGGACACCATCGTCAAGGCCTGGACCCATATCGACAAGTTCCAGCCCGGCACCAACCTGCGCGCCTGGCTGTTCACCATCCTGCGCAACACCTTCTATTCCGCCCGCCGCAAGACCCGGCGCGAGATCAGCGATACCGACGGTCTCCACGCCGCCCGCCAGGCCGCGCGGCCGGAACATGACGGCCGGCTGGCGCTGAACGATTTCCGCACCGCCTTCGAGCAATTGCCCGACGAGCAGCGCGAGGCGCTGATCCTTGTCGGCGCTTCGGGCTTTTCCTATGAGGAAGCGGCGGCGATGACCGGTGTTGCCGTGGGCACCGTCAAGTCGCGTGCCAATCGCGGCCGGCGCAAGCTGGCCGAGCTTCTGCACCTGGAAGAGGGCGAGGAACTGGAGATGACCGACCGTGCCACGCTGGCGGTGATGGCGCAGAACACCCCGATCCTGCGCTGA
- a CDS encoding glycosyltransferase: protein MTAEGIHPTGKARSDRAFVTLATNRDYATGAAALFRSLRRTGTTADLVLLYTDLPPDAVEGLRALGVRPVRVDLLPTSDGFNALHARDRLHGAAPFTKGEKPPFHTPLDNFAKLRLWQLDYDRVVFIDADAIVLQNIDRLFDYPEFSAAPNVYESLADFHRLNSGVFTARPSAATFEVMLARLDQPGRFWRRTDQTFLESHFPNWHGLPVFDNMLQYVWLNLPQLWRWQDIRVLHYQYEKPWQDHAKAEALRPLVELWRAHAGDGPVPDPRDLPPPPGSASGAA, encoded by the coding sequence GTGACCGCGGAAGGCATCCACCCGACAGGCAAGGCGCGGTCCGACCGCGCCTTTGTCACCTTGGCGACCAATCGCGACTATGCGACCGGGGCGGCGGCGCTGTTCCGGTCGCTGCGCCGGACCGGCACGACTGCCGACCTGGTCCTGCTTTACACCGACCTGCCCCCCGACGCGGTCGAGGGGCTGCGGGCGCTGGGCGTGCGCCCGGTGCGGGTGGACCTGCTGCCCACATCGGACGGGTTCAACGCCCTGCACGCCCGCGACCGGCTGCACGGCGCCGCGCCCTTCACCAAGGGCGAAAAGCCGCCCTTCCACACGCCCTTGGACAATTTCGCCAAGCTGCGGCTGTGGCAGCTGGATTACGACCGCGTGGTGTTCATCGACGCCGATGCCATCGTGCTGCAGAATATCGACCGGCTGTTCGACTACCCGGAATTTTCCGCCGCACCGAACGTCTATGAAAGCCTGGCCGATTTCCACCGGCTGAACTCGGGCGTCTTTACCGCCCGGCCCTCGGCGGCGACATTCGAGGTCATGCTGGCCCGGCTGGACCAGCCCGGCCGGTTCTGGCGCCGCACCGACCAGACCTTTCTGGAAAGCCATTTCCCGAACTGGCACGGGCTGCCGGTCTTTGACAACATGCTGCAATATGTCTGGCTGAACCTGCCCCAGCTGTGGCGCTGGCAGGACATCCGCGTGCTGCATTACCAATATGAAAAGCCCTGGCAGGATCACGCCAAGGCCGAGGCCCTGCGCCCGCTGGTCGAACTGTGGCGCGCCCATGCCGGCGACGGGCCGGTGCCCGATCCGCGCGACCTGCCGCCCCCGCCCGGCAGCGCATCCGGTGCGGCATGA
- the dnaQ gene encoding DNA polymerase III subunit epsilon, which yields MREIVLDTETTGFDPDTGDRIVEIGAVELMNHLPTGRTFHVYINPERPMPQEAFEVHGLGDDFLRDKPKFAEIAADFVAFIGEDTRLVIHNAGFDMKFLNAELRLCGYPVMPFSRAVDTLELARSQFPGAQNSLDALCRRFRIDNSDRTLHGALLDSELLAEVYLALRGGRQPGLVLETGPLHGGSGAGARMEGGAAPRGQRPRPLAPRITEAEAEAHAAFVAKLGEKAVWLRYGDGKH from the coding sequence ATGCGTGAGATCGTTCTCGATACCGAAACCACGGGCTTCGACCCCGATACCGGCGACCGCATCGTCGAGATCGGCGCGGTCGAGCTGATGAACCACCTGCCCACCGGACGCACCTTCCACGTCTATATCAACCCCGAGCGCCCGATGCCGCAGGAGGCCTTCGAGGTGCACGGACTGGGCGACGATTTCCTGCGCGACAAGCCGAAATTCGCCGAGATCGCGGCGGATTTCGTTGCCTTCATCGGCGAGGACACCCGGCTGGTGATCCACAATGCCGGCTTCGACATGAAATTCCTGAACGCCGAGCTGCGGCTTTGCGGCTATCCGGTCATGCCCTTCAGCCGGGCGGTCGATACGCTGGAACTGGCGCGCAGCCAGTTTCCCGGCGCGCAGAACTCGCTTGATGCGCTGTGCCGGCGCTTCCGCATCGACAATTCGGACCGCACGCTGCATGGCGCACTGCTGGACAGCGAGCTTTTGGCCGAGGTCTATCTGGCGCTGCGCGGCGGCCGTCAGCCGGGGCTGGTGCTGGAGACCGGGCCTCTGCACGGCGGCTCGGGCGCCGGGGCGCGGATGGAGGGTGGCGCCGCCCCACGGGGGCAAAGGCCGCGCCCGCTTGCCCCCCGCATCACCGAGGCCGAGGCCGAGGCCCATGCCGCCTTCGTCGCGAAACTGGGCGAAAAGGCGGTCTGGCTGCGCTATGGGGACGGGAAGCACTAG
- a CDS encoding shikimate dehydrogenase has translation MVDSTPAPKHAPLAAVIGWPIAHSRSPRLHGHWLKRYGIAGHYVPLPVMPEHLAEVLRAMPHMGFVGANVTIPHKESVLALADVVTDRAALIGAANTLIFRADGKIHADNTDGYGFIANIRQHAPDWIPGLGPAAVIGAGGAARAVVASLLESGVPELRIANRTRIRAEQIRSEFGAKVVVYDWAQAGNMLEGAMTVVNATSMGMQGKPPLRVPLDALAPGTLVTDLVYTPLMTPFLTEAQARGCEIVDGLGMLLHQATPGFERWFGQRPEVDDELRRIVLA, from the coding sequence ATGGTTGACAGTACGCCCGCCCCCAAGCACGCGCCCCTTGCCGCGGTCATCGGCTGGCCCATTGCCCATTCCCGCTCGCCCCGGCTGCACGGGCACTGGCTGAAACGCTATGGCATCGCCGGGCATTACGTGCCGCTGCCGGTGATGCCCGAACATCTGGCCGAGGTGCTGCGCGCCATGCCACACATGGGTTTCGTCGGCGCCAATGTCACCATCCCGCACAAGGAAAGCGTGCTGGCCTTGGCCGATGTCGTCACCGACCGCGCCGCGCTGATCGGGGCGGCGAACACGCTGATCTTCCGCGCCGACGGCAAGATCCATGCCGACAATACCGACGGCTACGGCTTCATCGCCAATATCCGCCAGCACGCGCCGGACTGGATCCCCGGCCTGGGCCCCGCCGCAGTGATCGGCGCGGGCGGCGCGGCGCGGGCCGTGGTCGCCTCGCTCTTGGAAAGCGGGGTGCCCGAGCTGCGTATCGCCAACCGCACCCGCATCCGGGCCGAACAGATCCGGTCCGAGTTCGGCGCCAAGGTCGTGGTCTATGACTGGGCGCAGGCCGGCAACATGCTGGAAGGCGCGATGACCGTGGTCAACGCCACCTCGATGGGCATGCAGGGCAAGCCGCCGCTGCGGGTGCCGCTGGACGCGCTGGCGCCGGGCACGCTGGTCACGGACCTGGTCTATACGCCGCTGATGACCCCCTTCCTGACCGAGGCCCAGGCGCGCGGCTGCGAAATCGTGGACGGGCTGGGCATGCTCTTGCACCAGGCCACGCCCGGCTTCGAGCGCTGGTTCGGCCAGCGCCCCGAGGTCGATGACGAATTGCGCCGGATCGTGCTGGCATGA